From Oceanispirochaeta sp., the proteins below share one genomic window:
- a CDS encoding methyltransferase domain-containing protein — protein MDFYSILSKYYEEIFPLSIESLDFVMKRVPSESSLLDAGCGTGGMVRQLRQQGIQAKGFDLDESMIYEADIRLAEELTGIEKDENPVFKPGNLTDMTQLYSLECFDAVICLGNTLIHIPFNLQFQFLQDAAKLLNTRGTLILQILNYTNILDEGMTFPLIETEHCRFKRHYEPGASDGMLSFVTELEEKKTGRLFENSILHYPMMPETLMAALSMSGYAEWDTYGSYQEVSAGSGQLPLIVTAQLE, from the coding sequence ATGGACTTTTATTCAATCCTTTCAAAATATTATGAAGAAATATTTCCCCTGTCTATAGAAAGTCTGGACTTTGTAATGAAAAGAGTCCCTTCTGAATCCAGTCTCCTTGATGCGGGCTGCGGTACCGGAGGAATGGTCCGGCAGCTCAGACAACAGGGAATTCAGGCGAAAGGTTTTGATCTGGATGAGTCTATGATTTATGAGGCAGATATCAGACTTGCTGAAGAGCTTACCGGGATTGAAAAGGATGAGAACCCCGTGTTCAAACCGGGGAATCTGACTGATATGACCCAGCTGTATTCCCTGGAGTGCTTTGACGCAGTGATCTGTTTGGGGAATACCCTGATCCATATCCCCTTTAACCTGCAGTTTCAGTTTCTTCAGGATGCGGCAAAATTGTTGAACACCAGAGGGACTCTTATACTGCAGATTTTGAATTATACTAATATTCTGGATGAGGGAATGACTTTTCCCCTTATAGAAACCGAGCACTGCCGGTTCAAGCGGCATTATGAACCCGGTGCCAGCGATGGTATGCTCTCTTTTGTGACAGAACTGGAAGAAAAAAAAACAGGCCGGCTCTTTGAAAACAGCATTCTTCACTATCCAATGATGCCCGAAACCCTGATGGCCGCCTTAAGCATGTCAGGTTATGCAGAGTGGGATACCTATGGCAGTTATCAGGAAGTTTCCGCCGGATCTGGACAACTTCCCCTCATTGTGACGGCTCAATTAGAATGA
- the rd gene encoding rubredoxin, producing MKYVCDVCGYIYDPAEGDTDNGIAAGTEFKDIPEDWVCPLCGAEKSDFSPND from the coding sequence ATGAAATATGTATGCGATGTTTGCGGCTATATTTACGATCCTGCAGAAGGCGATACTGATAATGGTATCGCTGCCGGAACAGAATTCAAAGACATTCCCGAAGATTGGGTCTGTCCCCTCTGCGGAGCCGAAAAATCTGATTTTTCTCCCAACGACTGA